One window from the genome of Bacteroidales bacterium encodes:
- a CDS encoding UDP-N-acetylmuramoyl-L-alanyl-D-glutamate--2,6-diaminopimelate ligase has product MILQHILKGLKVKGIYGTENVSISTICFNSNDAIKNSLFVATRGTQFDGHIYIESAIKNGAIAIVCEKTPEQLSTGVTYVQVNDSGAALGMICSNYFDDPSSKLKLIGVTGTNGKSTIATLLYHLFRNLGYKAGLISTIRYCINDKYLPATHTTPDSFAINKLLSEMVAEKCEYCFMEVSSHAVVQKRIAGLNFKGGIFTNITHDHLDYHKTFKNYIEAKKSFFNKLSSDAFALTNIDDRNGEVMIQNTKAKKYTYSMRQMADFKSRMIENTLDGMHIEIAGKELWSELAGEFNTYNITAIYATAVLLEQEQNQVLTILSGLQAPEGRFESIKDEKNVVAIIDYAHTPDALKNVLSTINQIRQGKGNLICIVGAGGDRDKTKRPEMAKIAAAMSQKVIFTSDNPRSENPETIIDDMMTGIEITDRKKVLKIINREEAIKTAYALARAGDILLIAGKGHEKYQEIKGVKTPFDDKKIIKELMNL; this is encoded by the coding sequence GTGATTTTACAACATATATTAAAGGGTTTAAAAGTTAAAGGTATTTACGGAACAGAGAATGTTTCTATTAGTACTATATGTTTTAATTCAAATGATGCGATTAAAAACAGTCTTTTTGTTGCAACAAGAGGAACACAATTTGACGGGCATATATATATTGAAAGCGCAATTAAAAATGGCGCCATAGCAATAGTTTGTGAAAAAACACCTGAGCAACTATCGACAGGTGTTACTTATGTTCAGGTTAATGATAGTGGCGCTGCGCTTGGAATGATTTGTTCAAATTATTTTGATGATCCTTCATCAAAACTAAAATTAATTGGAGTTACCGGAACAAATGGAAAATCAACAATTGCCACATTGCTTTATCACTTGTTCAGAAACCTGGGATATAAGGCCGGGCTTATTTCTACTATAAGGTATTGCATAAATGACAAATATCTTCCGGCAACACATACAACCCCGGATTCATTTGCCATTAACAAACTGTTATCTGAAATGGTTGCTGAAAAATGCGAATACTGTTTTATGGAAGTCAGTTCTCACGCTGTGGTACAAAAACGCATAGCCGGGCTGAATTTTAAGGGTGGGATATTTACAAACATTACACACGACCACTTGGATTATCATAAAACCTTTAAAAATTATATTGAAGCAAAAAAATCATTTTTTAACAAATTATCTTCTGATGCTTTTGCCCTTACCAATATTGACGACCGCAATGGCGAGGTAATGATTCAGAATACAAAGGCAAAAAAATATACATACAGCATGAGACAAATGGCAGATTTCAAGAGCCGCATGATTGAGAACACCTTAGATGGTATGCATATAGAAATTGCGGGGAAAGAGCTATGGTCTGAACTTGCTGGAGAATTTAACACTTATAATATTACTGCTATTTATGCAACAGCTGTTCTCCTTGAACAGGAACAAAACCAGGTATTAACAATTCTGAGTGGGTTACAGGCTCCGGAAGGACGCTTTGAAAGCATAAAAGACGAAAAAAATGTAGTAGCTATAATTGATTATGCGCATACACCTGATGCTTTGAAAAATGTATTGAGCACCATTAATCAAATTCGGCAAGGCAAAGGAAATTTAATTTGCATTGTGGGTGCGGGTGGTGACCGCGACAAAACAAAACGGCCCGAAATGGCGAAAATTGCTGCTGCTATGAGCCAAAAAGTTATATTCACTTCGGACAATCCCAGATCGGAAAACCCGGAAACAATTATTGACGACATGATGACAGGCATTGAAATAACAGATAGGAAGAAAGTGCTTAAAATTATTAACAGAGAAGAAGCAATAAAAACTGCTTATGCTTTAGCAAGAGCAGGAGATATTCTTTTAATTGCCGGGAAAGGCCATGAAAAATATCAGGAAATAAAAGGTGTGAAAACCCCTTTTGATGATAAAAAAATTATTAAAGAACTAATGAATTTATAG